The DNA segment AAAGGCGCTCGGTGCCAGGGCACTGGACGACGGCGGCCGGAACTTCCCGAGGGAGCACACATGACGGGAAAGTCGTTCGAAGCGATGCCCCCTGATCTGGGGGCCTCCCCCACGGTCCGGGGCGCGATCGCCGCCCCGGCGGCCGGAGTCGAGGGGGTTCTGGCCGCGGTGCTGGCCGATGTCGTGCGCGTCGGTGAGGTGTCGGCCGACAGCCACTTCTTCGACGACCTGGGCGCCGACTCGATGGTGATGGCGCAGTTCTGCGCGCGGGTCAGGAAGCACGCGGATCTGCCCTCCATATCGATGAAGGACGTCTACCGGCATCCGACGATCCGAAGCCTGGTGACGGCGCTCGCGGCCTCCGTGCCCGCCGCCCCCACTGCACCGCCGGCCTCCGCTCCCGCCGCCCCCGGTGAATCATCGGCCCCCGCACCGTCGGCTCCGACGGGCACGCCCCGCTACGTCCTGTGCGGAGCGCTGCAACTCCTGGCGTTCCTCGGGTACTCGTACCTCGTCGCGTTCGTGGCCGCCAGGGGCTACACCTGGATATCCGCCGGCTCCGGCCTGGGTGACGTGTACCTTCGGTCGGTACTGTTCGGCGCGGCGGGCTTCATGGGGCTGTGCGTCTTCCCGGTCCTGGTGAAGTGGGTCCTCATCGGCCGGTGGAAGCCGCGGCAGATCCGCGTCTGGAGCCTGGCGTACGTCCGTCTCTGGATCGTCAAGACGCTGGTCCGTTCCGACCCGATGGTCCTGTTCGTGGGTTCGCCGCTCTATGCGCTGTATCTCCGGGCGCTGGGCGCGAGGATCGGGCGGGGCGTCGTGATTCTCTCCAGGAACGTGCCCTTGTGCACGGATCTGCTCGCCGTCGGCGACGGCGCCCTGATCCGCAAGGACGTGTATTTCACCGGCTATCGGGCGCAGGACGGGGTGATCCGCACCGGCACGGTCACGCTGGGCAGGAACGCGGTCGTCTGCGAAGCCACCGTGCTCGACATCGACACCGCGCTGGGCGAGGCGGCCCAGCTCGGCCACGCCTCCTCGTTGCACAGCGGACAGGCGGTGCCCGACGGCGAGCGCTGGCACGGGTCACCGGCGCAACGCACCGATGTGGACTACCAGGCGGTGGGCCCGGTCGCGTGCGGTGCCGCGCGGCGGGTGCTGCACAGCCTCGTGCAGTTGCTGACCGTGCTCCTCGTGTACGTGCCGCTGGCGATCGGGGCCGTGGGTCTCCTGCTCGCGGTGGCGCCGCAGCTCGCCGCCGCTCTGGAGCCAGGGCCCTCGGCCCTGACGACCTGGACGTTCTACGCCGACGCCCTGGCGTTCTCGCTCGTCGTGTTCTTCGGTGCCCTTCCGCTCGGTCTCCTGCTGATGGTCACGGTGCCGCGTCTGCTGAACCGGACCATCACACCGGGCAGGGTCTATCCCCTGTACGGCTTCCACTACGGGGCGCACCGGGCGATCACGTTCCTGACCAACCGGCGGTCCCTGATGCGGCTGTTCGGTGACAGCTCCTGCGTCGTCCACTACCTGCGGTGCCTGGGGTACGACCTCTCGCGGATCGAGCAGACCGGGTCGAACTTCGGCACCGAGGTCAAGCACGAGACGCCGTACCTGAGTTCCGTCGGCAGCGGCACGATGGTCGCCGACGGGTTGTCGGTCAACAACGCCGACTACTCCAGCACGTCGTTCCGGGTCGCGCGGACGTCGATCGGGCCCCGCAACTTCCTCGGGAACCGGATCGCCTACCCGTCGCGGGGCAGGACGGGCGACAACTGCCTGCTCGCGACGAAGGTGATGGTCCCCGTCGACGGGGAGGTCCGGGAGGGTGTGGGGCTGCTGGGCTCGCCCAGTTTCGAGATTCCGCGGTCGGTGCGGCGCGACAGCAGCTTCGACGGGCTGAAGAGCGAGGAGCAGCTGCGTCACCGCCTGCCCGCCAAGAACAGGCACAATGTCGTCACCATGGGCTGGTACCTGCTGGTCCGCTGGATCTACTTCTTCCTGGTCACCCTGCTCGTCTCGGCCGCCGCCGACCTCTACGCCCCGTTCGGCGCGGCGGCGATCGCGCTGGCCAACGTCCTGGTCGTGCTGTTCACGGCCGTGTACTACGTGCTGGTCGAGCGCGCCGTCACGGCCTGCCACCCCACGGGCCCGCTGTTCTGCTCGATCTACGACCAGCGCTTCTGGCAGCGGGAACGCTTCTGGAAGGTGCCGTCGGAGACGTATCTGCGGCTGTTCGACGGCACTCCGTTCAAGAGCCTGATCTGGCGGATGCTGGGGGTCCGCACCGGCCGCCGGGTCTTCGACGACGGCTGCTATCTGACCGAGCGGACGATGGTGACCCTCGGGGACGGCTGCACGCTCAACACGGGGAGCGTCGTCCAGTGCCATTCGCAGGAGGACGGCGCCTTCAAGTCCGACCGCAGCACGGTCGGTCCCGGAGCGACGCTGGGGGTCGGCGCCTTCGTGCACTACGGGGTGGCGATCGGCGACGGCGCCGTGCTCGCCCCCGACTCCTTCCTCATGAAGGGCGAAGTCCTCCCGCCGCGTGCGCGGTGGGGAGGAAATCCGGCCCGGCAGATCGGCCGGGGCGACGGCGGGGAGTGGAGGTAGCGCGATGACCACGCCTCTGAAGCACGATGTGGGCCCGCGCCACGAGGTGGCCGCCGCGGGCGGGTTCGCCACGGTGCCGCGCTGGACCCGTACCCCGGTTCCGGGTACCGCCGTATACGAGGCGGGGCTGCCCGAGGATCTGCTGCCGGCGCTGGAGCGGTGGGCACGGGAGTGGGGCGTCGCGCGCGACTCGGTGCTGCTGGCCGCGCATGCCAAGGTGCTCGGCGCGCTGAGCGGTGAGCAGAGCGTCGCGACCCGATACGTCCCGGTGGCGGGTGGCGGTCCGGTGCCCTGCCGGCTGTCGGCCGCGGGCGAGTCGTGGCGGTCGCTGGTGCGTGACACGCATCAGGCCGTCTCCCGGCTTACGGCGCGGCCGGGCTCCCCGGGCGACGGCCCCGGGGACGCCGCGGAGCCGTCCGCTCCGTTGCCCGAGACGGCGTTCGACCCGACCGGTGCCGGAGGCGCGGCCGAGGGCGCGGTGCTGCGGGTGGCGGTGGTGCGCCAGGACGGCGCGGACCTGCTGCGGCTGCAGTACCGGACCGAGGTGCTCGACGAGGCCGCCGCCGCCAGGATCGCCGGATACCACCTCACCGCGCTCACCCTGCTCGCCGCCGGCCCGGAGGCGGCGCACGGGCGGCAGAGTCTGCTGTCCACCGAGGAACTGCGCTTCCAGCTCGCAGCGCTCGCCGGCCCGCACCGGGCGCTGCCGGAGTACCGGTTCCACGAGCTGTTCGAGCAGCGTGTACGGGCGCACCCGGACGCCGTCGCGGCCGTGCACGGCGACCGGCGGTGGACGTACGGGGAGCTCAACGCCCGCGCCAACCGGCTGGCCCACGCCCTGCGGGCCGCCGGACTGCGTCGGCAGGACGTGGTCGCGGTGGTGACCGCACGCACTCTGGACTGGCCGGCGGCCGTCCTCGCGGTCTTCAAGGCCGGAGGCACGTACCTGCCCGTCGAACCGCACTTCCCCGCCGACCGGATCGCCGCGATGCTCTCCCGTGCCTCGTGCGGGCTGGTGCTGACCGAACCCGGCAGCACGGCCACCCTCGACCAGGCCCTGGAGTCGCTGCCCGGGGTCCGGCGGCTCTTCATCGACGCGGCGTGCGAGGGAAGCCCGGACGAGAGCGACCCCGGCGTGCCCGTCGCCCCGGACGACCTCGCGTACGTCTTCTTCACGTCCGGCTCCACCGGTGAGCCCAAGGGCGCGATGTGCGAGCACGAGGGCATGCTCAACCACCTCTACGCCAAGATCGACGACTTGGAGATCGGTGAGGGGCAGGTCGTCGCCCAGACCGCGCCGCAGTGCTTCGACATCTCCCTGTGGCAGCTGCTGTCCGCGCTGCTGGTCGGCGGGCGGACGCTGCTGGTCGAGCAGGAGGCCGTCCTGGACGTCGGGCGGTTCCTCGACACCATCGACGGTGGCCGGGCCGACGTGCTCCAGGTGGTGCCGTCCTACCTCGACGTCGTGCTGTCCTTCCTGGAGCAGCACCCCCGCGAACTGCCTACCCTGCGCTGTGTGTCGGTCACCGGCGAGGCGCTGAAGAAGGAGCTCGTCGAGCGCTGGTTCGCGGCCGCGCCCCGGATCAGGCTGGTCAACGCCTACGGGTTGACCGAGACCTCCGACGACACCAATCACGAGGTCATGGACCGGGTCCCGGACGGCGAACGGATCCCGCTCGGCCGTCCCGTCAACAACGTGCGCCTCTACCTGGTGGACGCGCATCTGTCCCCGGTGCCGCTCGGTGCCCCCGGCGAGATCGTCTTCTCCGGGGTGTGCGTCGGCCGCGGATACGTCAACGACCCGGAGCGCACCCGGCTGGCCTTCACCACGGATCCGTACCGTCCGGGCAGCCGGCTCTACCGGTCCGGCGACTACGGCCGGTGGCGGCCGGACGGAAAGCTGGAGTTCCTCGGCCGCCGGGACACCCAGGTCAAGATCCGTGGCTTCCGGATCGAGACCGGCGAGATCGAGAACACCCTGCTGCGGGTGCCCGGGGTCCGTGACGGTGCCGTCGTGGTCTCCCAACAGGCCGGCCGGGGGCAGCGGCTGGTGGCCTTCTACTCCGGTCCTCGCCCGCTGGAGGCGGGTGCGCTGCAGGACCGGCTGGGCCGGTCGCTGCCCGCGTACATGGTCCCGTCGGCCTTCCACTGGCGGGAGAGCCTCCCGCTGACGGCCAACGGAAAGGTCGACAAGAAGGCGCTGGCCGCTCTCGCCGACGCGGACGACCCCGCCGAGGACGACCGCCGCCCGCCCGGCACACCGGCCGAAGAGCGGCTCGCCGCCGCCTGGGCCGAGGTCCTCGGGATTCCGCCGGACCGGATCGGCGGCCAGGACGACTTCTTCGCGCTCGGCGGCACCTCGCTCTCGGCCGTCAAGGTCGCGATCCGCCTGGAGCGGGTGGTCTCCCCCAGGGACCTGGCCCAGCATCCGGTCCTCGCCGACCTGGCCCGGCTCGTCGAGAGCCGCACCGCGGCCGGCTCCGCGCCGCCGCCGACGCGGCCCGAGGGGCGCGCCCCGGTGCACGACACCGGCCGGGCCCCCGCCGCAGCAGACCGAGCCGACGCCGACCGAAAGGACACCACGATGGCTTCCTCCCTCCCGACCTCACTGCCCGGCCTGGAGTCCCCGGCCGGCCGGACACCGATGCTGCGGCTCGACGCCGCCGTCGACGCGGCGGACTGGGTGGCCGAACACCGGGACGCGCTGCGCGCCGCCGTCGTCGAACACGGTGCGCTCCTCGTCCGCGGTCTCGGCCTCCGGCACCCGGACGAGGTCGGCGCGGTCCGTCAGCGGATGGGCCTGCTTCCGGTGACGGAGAAGGAGTCCTTCGCTCCCCGGAAGACCCACTCCGAGGGCGTCTACTCCTCGTCCGCCTGGCCGCCGAACCAGCCGATGTGCATGCACCACGAACTGAGCTACACGCTGGAGTTCCCCGGCCTGATGCTGTTCGCCTGCCTCGGCGCCCCCGGTGAGGGAGGAGCCACCGGCGTCGCGGACTCCGCGGCGGTGCTCGACGCGCTGCCGCCGGGGCTCATCGAGCGGTTCGAGCGGGAGGGCTGGCTGCTGGACCGCAGCTACCACGACGAGATCGGCGCCTCCTTGTCGGAGGCGTTCGGCACCGACGACCGCGGCGCCATCGAGGACTACTGCCGTTCTCACGCCATTCAGTTCACCTGGCAGCCCGACGGCGGACTGCGCACCCGCCAGCGCCGCAGCGCCGTGGTGCGCCACCCCGTCAGCGGGCGGCGCTGCTGGTTCAACCAGATCGCGTTCCTCAACGAGTGGACGATGGCACCCGAGGTGCGCGAGTACCTCATCGACGAGTACGGCGCCGACGGGCTGCCGTTCAACACCCGTTACGGCAACGGCGACCCCCTCACCGAGGACACCGTCCAGCTGCTCAGCAAGGTCTACGACGCACACACCGTGCGCCGCCCCTGGCAGGCCGGTGACCTGCTGCTCGTCGACAACGTCCGCACCGCACACAGCAGGGAGCCCTTCGCAGGACCACGGGAGGTGGTGGTGGCGATGGCCGAGCCGCTGCGCCTGGCCGACTGCTCACCGACCATCGAGGTGACCGTCCCGTGAACACCGTCCGCTCCAGCGCAACGGAGTCCGCCATGACCGAATCGCCGCTCACCGTGCCCCCGTTCGCGGTGATCTCAGGAGCCCGGGTCCGCGCCGCCCTGCACGGACGCGAGAAGCACCTCGTGGCCGTGGTCGAGGAGACCTACCGGCTGCACGGCGCCGGGGACTCGGTGAACCCGCCGTCCTCGTTCCTCCGGTTCCCCGACCGCCCCGCGTCGCGGATGATCTCGCTGCCCGCCTCCATCGGCGGGGAGGCGCGGGTGGACGGGCTGAAGTGGATCTCCAGCTTCCCGGAGAACGTGGCGTCCGGCCTGCCCCGGGCATCCGCGGTGCTGATCCTCAACGACCCGGCCACCGGCTACCCGTTCGCCTGCCTGGAGAGCTCGATCATCAGCGCCACCAGGACCGCCGCGTCGGCGGCGTCGGCGGCCGACTGGCTCAGCCGCGGCCGCCCGCGGCCGGTGCGCGTCGGATTCTTCGGTGCGGGCCTGATCGCCCGCTACATCCACACGTTCCTGGAGGGCACCGGCTGGTCGTTCGACGAGATCGGCGTGCACGACCTGTCCGCGGACAGCGCGGCCGGCTTCCGCCGGTACCTGGAGCAGTCCGGCACCGCGGGCCGGATCATCGTGCACCGCAGCGCCGAGGAGCTGATCCGTCAGAGCGATCTGGTGGTCTTCGCCACCATCGCCGGTGAGCCGCATGTCGACGACCCCTCCTGGTTCGCCCACAACCCGGTGGTCCTGCACATCTCGCTGCGCGACCTCGCGCCGCGGATCCTGCTGGCCTCCACCAACATCGTCGACGACGTCGAGCACTGCCTCCACGCCGCCACGTCGCCGCACCTGACCGAACAGCTCACGGGCAACCGGGACTTCCTGCACGGCACGCTGGACGACGTGATGCGCGGACGGGTGACGATCCCGGCGGACCGGCCGGCCGTCTTCTCCCCGTTCGGCCTCGGAGTGCTCGACCTCGCGGTCGGCAAGTACGTCTACGACGAGGTCGCCCGCTCGAGACAACTGCAGGTCATCGATGACTTCTTCCACGAACTGCGCCGGTACGGATGAGCCCGGCCCCGGATAGGTGAGGAGCCCGCCACTGCCGTCGGATGGATATTCCGAGGGTGCTCTGCTCCAGAGGAGGGACCCATCATGCCAGTCATCACCGTTCCCTACGCCTTCAACGAGGAAGAGCTCTACGTCGACCTCGAGGCGATCTTCGGGCAGTCACTGTTCCTCAAGTGCGAGGGCCTCAACTTCGCCGGGTCGATCAAACTGAAGGCCGCAACAGAAATGGTGGAGGCAGCCGAGCGGGAGGGCGCCCTGACTCCGGAATCGGTCCTGGTCGAGTCCTCGTCCGGCAACCTGGGCGTGGCACTGAGCATGATCGCGGCGAGCAAGGGCTACCGGTTCCTGTGCGTGACGGACTCCCGCTGCAACCTGTCGACCCGGCTGATGATGGAGGCGCTGGGCAGCCAGGTGCACGTCGTGGCCGCCGACGAGGCGAGCGGCGGCTTCCTCGGCGCGCGGCTCGACTACGTCCGCGATCTGTGCGCCTCCGACGACCGCTGGGTGTGGCTGAGCCAGTACACCAACCCGGGCAACTGGCAGGCCCACTACCGCAGGACGGCACCGGCGATCGCCCGCTGGTTCCCGCGCCTGGACGTGCTGTTCATCGGGGCCGGCACCACCGGCACCCTGATGGGCTGTGCGCGTTACTTCCGCGAGTGGCACCGGCCGGTGCAGATCATCGCGGTGGACAGCGTGGGTTCGGTGACCTTCGGCGGCGCACCGGGGCGCCGCATGATCCCCGGCCTGGGCATGAGCGTCCATCCCCCGCTGCTCGACGAGTCCTTCGTGGACGAGGCGGTACGCGTCGAGGAGGCGGACACGGTCCGCGCCTGCCACCAACTGGCCCGGCACGGCTTCCTCTTCGGCGGCTCGACGGGCACTGTCGTCAGCGGCGCGATGGACTGGCTGTCCCGGCACGACACCCGCGGCCTCACCGCCGTGGCCATCGCCCCTGACCTGGGCGAGCGCTACCTCGACACCATCTACCAGGCCAACTGGGTGCAGGACCTGTACGGCGAGGAACTGCTCGGCTCCGACGGGGCCTTGGACGGGCCCGCCCCGGTATGCCCGCTGCCCGCTCCCCCGGAAGCCCGCCCGGCGCCGCCGAGGCGTTCACCCGACCCCCAGCCGCGCGAGGAGCGCAAGGAGCAGGCGGGCGATATCTGAGGCGGGCCTTGGTTGCGTCGGACGCGGGCTTCGGCTCCGTCTGGCGCGGGCTTCGGCTCCGTCCGACGTCGGCCTCGGCTGCGTCTCCCTGGCCCTGCGTTCTCTCCCGCCTCCGCTGACCGTCGGCCGCCTGGCCGTGCGGTCGGCGGGGGCGGGGCATGCAGGGGCAGGGACAGGGAGGAGATGGGGTGGGGTGGAGTGGGGCGGGGTGGCGCGGGCCGTCGGCCACAAAAGCTACTTGTTTGCATTAGGCGTCATCATCCCCTACCCTTTCATTAACGCAAAGTCTTTGCTTTAGACGGAGATGCCGGTTCCACTTGACCATGGACCGCCGCACACACCGGCCCCCTCATCCCTCATCCCTCATCCCTCATCCCTACTCCGCACACCGCACACCGCACACCGCACACCGCACACCGCAAGGACACTCCATGACATCCGTCGAACTCACCGCCGGGGACGTCGCTCGGTGGGCGCTGCACGCCGGGCTCCCGCTGCCGGACGAGCGCCATACCGACGTGGCCGCCACCGCGAACTACATCCACACCGTCATCAGCACTCTGCGCGAACTGGACTTCGGAGAGACCCCGCCCGCCGCGGCCTACAGCATCGAAGGGGTGGCGGCCGATGCAGCCGTTTGAGCTGACTCTTGCCGAAGCGGCCACGGCCCTGGAGGAGCGGACGCTCTCCCCGGTGGAGCTGACCGAGTCCGTCCTCGAACGCATCGGCGCCGTCGACGAACGGCTGGGGGCCTATGTCACCGTGGCCGGCGAGACGGCGCGCAACTCGGCCGCGCGGGCGGAACGCGAGATCGCGGACGGCAGGTACCGCGGCCCGCTGCACGGCATCCCGTTCGGGCTGAAGGACATGATCGATGTCGCCGGAATGCCGACCACGGCCAGCTCCCGCGTCAGGGCCGGCCACCTCGCGCAGACGGACAGCACCGTGGCGCGGCAACTGTCCGCAGCAGGCGGGGTCCTGCTGGGGAAGACGCACACGCACGAGTTCGCCTACGGGCTGACAACACCTCAGACCCGCAACGCCTGGTCCCAGGAGCACGTGGCGGGCGGATCGAGTGGTGGTTCGGCGGTCGCCGTGGCCGCCGGCGAGGCCACCTTCGCCCTGGGGACGGACACCGGCGGCTCGATCCGCGTACCCGCGGCACTCAACGGGACGGTCGGCCTCAAGCCGACCTACGGCCTCGTCTCCCGGCACGGCGTGACCGCACTGTCCTGGTCGCTGGACCACGTCGGCCCCCTCACCCGCACGGTCCGGGACGCGGCCCTCGTCCTCTCCGCACTGGTGGGCCACGACCCCCAGGACCCGGCGAGCCTCCGCGCGGTGCCGTCCGCCTGCCCGCTGCCGCCGGACGGTGGCGACATGACGGGCCTGCGCATCGGAGTACCCGTCAACTACTACTTCGACCGAGTCGCCCCCGAGGTCGAAGCCGCCGTGCGCGAGGCGCTCACACAGATGACGGACATGGGAGCCGAACTCGTCGAGGTCGAGATCCCGATGACGCGCTACATCCAGCCGACCCACTGGGGCCTGATGGTCCCCGAGGCGACCGCCTACCACGAACGCACGCTGCGGTCCGTACCGGAGCTCTACGGCCCCGACGTACGGATTCTCCTGGAGGCCGGCGAGCTGGTCTCGGCGGGCGACTATCTGCGCGCCCAGCGCTCCCGCACCCTCATGCGTCAGGCGTGGCTGCGCCTCTTCGACGGCATCGATGTACTCGCGGCGCCCACCGTGCCGATAACCGCCGCCAAGACGGACCAGCAGACCGTCCAATGGCCCGACGGCACCACGGAAGGCGTCCCCGACGCCTATGTCCGCCTCTCTGCCCCGGCGAACATCACCGGTCTGCCGGCCCTGAGCCTGTCGGCCGGACGCGATCGTGCGGGCCTGCCCATCGGGTTGCAGCTGATAGGGCGCCCGCTGGCGGAAGCGACCCTGCTGCGCACGGGCCACGCGTACGAGTGCGCCCGGGGCGTGGTCGACCGGGGGTCTGCCGTGGCAGGAGCCTGACGACCGTACCGAGGCCCAGGCCCAAGCCCCGGTCCAGGCCCAGGCCCAGGCCGGGATTGCCGCAGGCCCGGGACGGTCCGGGGCAATTGCGTTGTCGCTCCGGTGGGGCTGAGGGAGCATTCCGGTCATGGGAAAGCCTGCTGAGACCCTTCGCTTCGACCAGGTCGAGCTGCGCCGTTGGCGTGGCACCGACATCGAGGCCCTCGACCGACTGATCACCGAGTCACGCGCTCATCTGCTGCCGTGGATGCCCTTTGCGGCCACCCATGACCGGAAGCAGGGAGAGGGGTTCCTGACCCGGTGCAAGGAGGAGTGGGAGTCGGAGCAGGCCTACCACTACGCGATCGTCTCAGCTGAAGAGGTGATCGGCAGCTGCGGGCTGATGCGCCGGATCGGGCCGGGAGGGCTGGACATCGGGTATTGGCTCCACCCCGCGTCAACGGGCAAGGGGCTGGCCACCATGGCGGCGTCCGCTCTGGTGCAGGAGGGACGGCAGCTGCCGGGCATCGACCGCATCGAGATCCACCACGACGAGGCCAACCCCGCCAGTGGCGCCGTCGCCCGCCGATTGGGCTTCACCGAGTTCGAGCGCGTACCGCTGCCGCAAGGAGCGGAGGCCCCGGGTGAGTCGGGCATCGACGTGCGATGGCGCCTCCAGATACGGACCGGGAGGACCGACCCGGTGCACGGATCGCCGTAACTGCCCTGCGCCGGAGCACTGGTGGAGGAGCGGAGGCGCCGGTGGGGAGGTGCTGGTGCGGAGGTGCGGGAGGGGGAGGTGCGGGGGGGGGGAGGCGACCTGCACCCGCTGGTTGGGCGGGGCTGCGCAGGGTCGTTCTGCGGCTCGCCTCCTCGGGATCGACCGTCGGCGAGTGTCGGCGCGCCGTGTCCGTGAGTGATCACCGGCGGGCCGGGGCCGACGTTAGTGTTCCGGTGTTCCAGTGTTCGGGCAGGGCAGGACGAGGAGAGCCGCTGATGGAGTTCCTGGTCGACATGGTGACCACCGTTCCGGAGGGCACGTCCGAGGAGGCCGTGGCGGAGATCCGGAGCCGGGAGGCGGTGCGGTCACGGCAATTGACCGCGCAGGGGAGCCTGCTCCGGCTGTGGCGTCCCCCGCTCGCTCCCGGTGAATGGCGCACATGGGGACTCTTCCGGGCGGACGACGCCGAGCAGTTGGAGCAGGTGCTCACTTCGATGCCGCTGCGGGTGTGGCGCCACGACACGGTGACGCCGCTGTCACCGCACCCGAATGACCCGGGCCCGGACGCGGTTGTCCCGGCGGTGCGTATCGCCGCGCCCCTTGACCATGACGCCGTCCTGCGCCGCGTCCTCGACGGTTGGAAGGCTGCCGTCGACGCGCATGAACCGCAGCGGGTCGCCTCTCACTTCACCGAGGACGCGATCTTCCAAGGGCTGCGCCCGTACAGCGTCGGGCGGCAGGGCGTCGCCGACTACTACGACTCCCAGCCGCTCGGGATGACGGCCGAGTACCGGATTCTCGAAGCCCGGCAGCTCGCCGACGGCCTCGTGCTCGGCTACCTGAGCGTCGACTTCGCGTTCACCGACAGAGCCACGATCGTCGTCAACCTGAGCGTGCTGGTGAAGGACACGAAGGAGGGCTGGCGCATCAGCCACTACCAGGTCTCCCGTCTCGCACCGGCCGCCTAGCCAGGACCACCGGAGACCGATGCGGTGCGCGCTCTGCCAGGGACGCTCCTGGTCATACGGGGCGGGTGCTTGCTCAGACGACCAGTTGTCCGATGCCCAGCAGGTTTCCCTCGCTGTCGCGGAACCAGGCACCGCGCTCACCCCGTGCTCCCTTGCTGGGGTAGTTGCCCTCGATCTCCGCGATGCCGTCGCTGGTGTGCCCGCCGCCCAACAGCCCCGGCAGCCCGACCTCCTCGAACACGACGCCCCGCCCCTTGAGCGTCGCGACGACGGCCTCGATGTCGTCGGCCTCCCAGGCCATCTGGGTGAAGGTGCCGGATGACGCGCCGGTCGACCGGAACACCACGAACTCCGCGCCACCGCACCGGTACAGCAGCCCAGCGGGCCGCTCGTCGACGGGCTCCAGCCCGAGTTGCCGGGAGTAGAAGCGCCGTGCCCGGTCCAGGTCCTGGGCCGGCAGTCTGGTCGCCACGCGCGCGCCGGACAGAATGTCCCTCTCGTCTGCGTTCATGACTCCACTGTGCCCCGTGCTGCTGCCGGAAGGGCGGAGGCGCCGACTGCCCATCCGATCCACGGCGCCATGCAGCAAGTTGACGCGGTGCTCCCGCGGTTCGCCGCACCGAGCAGGCCGCGCCTCCTCTGGGTGGGTGAAGTCGCCCACGAGCCCCGTGTCCACCGCCTCCCCGGGCCGTTTGTGAAAGCGTGATCTCCACTCGACGTATCTACACCGCGCTTGTCCTGACCGCGGGCGCCAGCGCCCTCGCGATGTCGTCCGCCTCGGCCGTGCCCGTGGCCCCACCCGCCCAGTCGGCCCCGCAGGGGCTGTCCGTGCTCAGTCCGCTCGACAGTCTCGGCGTCGCGGCCATCCCCGCCAACTACCAGGGACAGCTGCCGACGGTCACCGGTCAACTCCAGCACCTCCGTGACCTCGGCCAACTGCACCAGGTGACCGACATGGCCGCCCCGGTCACGGGCCTGCTGCCGGTCGGGTCCTAGTCCTGCCTCCTTCGCACGGCTCGCGGCCGGGCGGAAGGCGGCCGTTGCCGCGTTCCACCGGCCTGACGAGGGTGCGTCGCCGACCGTTCCCCTGGGTCCGCGTCAGTGCGCGGATGCCAGGGGATCGCTCTGTCGGAGCACTGTCACGGTCCCCGGCCCACCGATCGCTCCAGCCCACGCCCAGCGACAGCCGCAGCCGCAGCCGCAGCCGCACAAGAACGTCAGCCGTCGGTGACCATCCACCGGACACGGAGGTCACACCCCGGGGCTCGGCTGATTCAATGGTCGCCGAGGTGAGAGACATGGTGTCGACCGACCGACTGCTGGCGTTCGCGGCGATGGCGTTGCTGGTGATCGTGATCCCGGGCCCGAGTGTGCTGTTCGTGATCGGCCGTGCTCTGGCACACGGCCGCCGCACCGCGCTGGCGACGGTACTGGGCAATGTGCTGGGCTCGTATCTGCTGGTGGCCGCGGTCGCCTTCGGCCTCGGCTCGCTGGTCGAGCAGTCCGCCGCCGTCTTCCTCGCCGTGAAGCTGGCCGGCGCGGCCTACCTCGTCTTCCTCGGGGTCCAGGCGTTCCGGCACCGCAAGGACATGAAGGTGGGTGCGGTGGACCGGCCCGCACAGCCCGCCCGCGGCGACCTGCGGACGATCGCCGACGGCACCCTGGTGGGCATCACCAACCCCAAGGGCATCGTGTTCTTCGCCGCCGTGCTTCCCCAGTTCGTGGACCACGCGGCCGGCCGGGTGCCCGTCCAGATGCTCG comes from the Streptomyces angustmyceticus genome and includes:
- the sbnA gene encoding 2,3-diaminopropionate biosynthesis protein SbnA — protein: MPVITVPYAFNEEELYVDLEAIFGQSLFLKCEGLNFAGSIKLKAATEMVEAAEREGALTPESVLVESSSGNLGVALSMIAASKGYRFLCVTDSRCNLSTRLMMEALGSQVHVVAADEASGGFLGARLDYVRDLCASDDRWVWLSQYTNPGNWQAHYRRTAPAIARWFPRLDVLFIGAGTTGTLMGCARYFREWHRPVQIIAVDSVGSVTFGGAPGRRMIPGLGMSVHPPLLDESFVDEAVRVEEADTVRACHQLARHGFLFGGSTGTVVSGAMDWLSRHDTRGLTAVAIAPDLGERYLDTIYQANWVQDLYGEELLGSDGALDGPAPVCPLPAPPEARPAPPRRSPDPQPREERKEQAGDI
- a CDS encoding amidase, coding for MQPFELTLAEAATALEERTLSPVELTESVLERIGAVDERLGAYVTVAGETARNSAARAEREIADGRYRGPLHGIPFGLKDMIDVAGMPTTASSRVRAGHLAQTDSTVARQLSAAGGVLLGKTHTHEFAYGLTTPQTRNAWSQEHVAGGSSGGSAVAVAAGEATFALGTDTGGSIRVPAALNGTVGLKPTYGLVSRHGVTALSWSLDHVGPLTRTVRDAALVLSALVGHDPQDPASLRAVPSACPLPPDGGDMTGLRIGVPVNYYFDRVAPEVEAAVREALTQMTDMGAELVEVEIPMTRYIQPTHWGLMVPEATAYHERTLRSVPELYGPDVRILLEAGELVSAGDYLRAQRSRTLMRQAWLRLFDGIDVLAAPTVPITAAKTDQQTVQWPDGTTEGVPDAYVRLSAPANITGLPALSLSAGRDRAGLPIGLQLIGRPLAEATLLRTGHAYECARGVVDRGSAVAGA
- a CDS encoding LysE family translocator codes for the protein MVSTDRLLAFAAMALLVIVIPGPSVLFVIGRALAHGRRTALATVLGNVLGSYLLVAAVAFGLGSLVEQSAAVFLAVKLAGAAYLVFLGVQAFRHRKDMKVGAVDRPAQPARGDLRTIADGTLVGITNPKGIVFFAAVLPQFVDHAAGRVPVQMLVLGLVPIGIGLITDTVWGLTASAARNWFARSERRLSMIGGAGGFAMIGLGVTVAATGRAD
- the sbnB gene encoding 2,3-diaminopropionate biosynthesis protein SbnB, translating into MTESPLTVPPFAVISGARVRAALHGREKHLVAVVEETYRLHGAGDSVNPPSSFLRFPDRPASRMISLPASIGGEARVDGLKWISSFPENVASGLPRASAVLILNDPATGYPFACLESSIISATRTAASAASAADWLSRGRPRPVRVGFFGAGLIARYIHTFLEGTGWSFDEIGVHDLSADSAAGFRRYLEQSGTAGRIIVHRSAEELIRQSDLVVFATIAGEPHVDDPSWFAHNPVVLHISLRDLAPRILLASTNIVDDVEHCLHAATSPHLTEQLTGNRDFLHGTLDDVMRGRVTIPADRPAVFSPFGLGVLDLAVGKYVYDEVARSRQLQVIDDFFHELRRYG
- a CDS encoding GNAT family N-acetyltransferase; translation: MGKPAETLRFDQVELRRWRGTDIEALDRLITESRAHLLPWMPFAATHDRKQGEGFLTRCKEEWESEQAYHYAIVSAEEVIGSCGLMRRIGPGGLDIGYWLHPASTGKGLATMAASALVQEGRQLPGIDRIEIHHDEANPASGAVARRLGFTEFERVPLPQGAEAPGESGIDVRWRLQIRTGRTDPVHGSP
- a CDS encoding VOC family protein; translated protein: MNADERDILSGARVATRLPAQDLDRARRFYSRQLGLEPVDERPAGLLYRCGGAEFVVFRSTGASSGTFTQMAWEADDIEAVVATLKGRGVVFEEVGLPGLLGGGHTSDGIAEIEGNYPSKGARGERGAWFRDSEGNLLGIGQLVV
- a CDS encoding YybH family protein; the protein is MAAPLDHDAVLRRVLDGWKAAVDAHEPQRVASHFTEDAIFQGLRPYSVGRQGVADYYDSQPLGMTAEYRILEARQLADGLVLGYLSVDFAFTDRATIVVNLSVLVKDTKEGWRISHYQVSRLAPAA